A single genomic interval of Granulicella tundricola MP5ACTX9 harbors:
- the prfB gene encoding peptide chain release factor 2 (programmed frameshift), with amino-acid sequence MLSDLEYQYSPVRDKVRELREYLDSSRLRRELAIVEEKIADPTVWADAARSQPLMRDRKRLETLLADDAELARRSDDIEAYFELAKEGEDTEPDLVREIPALVEYADQLESKTMLSGETDLLNAIVTVHPGAGGTESQDWAEMLMRMYIRWGERQRFKVEINEIQDGDEAGIKSATFTISGEFAFGLLSGETGVHRLVRISPFDSAKRRHTSFASVFVSPEIDDTIVIDIKVEDLRIDTYRSGGKGGQHVNTTDSAVRITHLPTGLVTGCQNERSQHKNKERAMKMMRSKLYEYELDKKKAATRKIEDSKLEIGFGSQIRSYVLQPYRMAKDLRTRVEVGDVDKVLDGDLEPFIRGFLRMRREGNLPATLDDSED; translated from the exons ATGCTGAGTGACCTCGAATACCAATACTCCCCGGTGCGCGACAAGGTTCGTGAACTGCGGGAGTATCTT GACTCTTCCCGCCTTCGCCGTGAACTAGCCATCGTTGAAGAAAAGATTGCCGATCCTACCGTGTGGGCCGATGCTGCACGTTCGCAGCCGCTGATGCGTGATCGCAAACGTCTTGAGACATTGCTTGCTGATGATGCGGAGCTGGCTCGCCGCTCCGATGACATCGAGGCTTACTTCGAGTTAGCCAAGGAAGGCGAAGACACGGAGCCGGATCTTGTACGCGAGATTCCCGCGCTGGTGGAGTATGCCGATCAGCTTGAATCGAAGACCATGCTCTCCGGTGAGACGGACTTGCTCAACGCTATCGTGACCGTACACCCCGGCGCGGGTGGCACGGAGAGCCAGGACTGGGCTGAGATGCTCATGCGCATGTACATCCGCTGGGGTGAGCGTCAGCGCTTCAAGGTGGAGATCAACGAAATCCAGGATGGCGACGAGGCCGGCATCAAGTCCGCGACCTTCACCATCTCTGGCGAGTTTGCATTTGGTTTGCTTTCGGGTGAGACGGGCGTGCATCGCCTGGTGCGGATTTCGCCGTTCGACTCCGCCAAGCGTCGTCATACGAGCTTTGCCAGCGTGTTTGTGAGCCCTGAGATCGACGACACCATCGTCATCGACATCAAGGTTGAGGATCTGCGGATTGACACCTACCGCTCTGGCGGCAAAGGCGGCCAGCACGTCAATACGACCGACTCCGCCGTGCGCATCACGCACCTGCCGACGGGGCTGGTGACGGGCTGCCAGAACGAGCGCTCGCAGCATAAGAACAAGGAACGCGCCATGAAGATGATGCGCTCCAAGCTGTACGAGTATGAACTGGACAAGAAGAAGGCGGCCACGCGAAAGATTGAGGACTCGAAGCTGGAGATCGGCTTCGGCTCGCAGATCCGAAGCTATGTGCTGCAGCCGTATCGCATGGCGAAGGACCTGCGTACGCGCGTGGAGGTCGGGGACGTGGATAAGGTGCTCGATGGCGACCTGGAGCCGTTTATTCGCGGCTTCCTGCGGATGCGGCGTGAGGGGAATCTTCCCGCCACGCTGGATGACTCGGAAGACTGA
- a CDS encoding protein-disulfide reductase DsbD family protein — MNLRRPRLALTALFVFLLASLSASAQIQEIGDGGPGPVKGQHITAEMVSLAPSVSPGGTVQVGLVLTMEEHWHVYWMNAGDSGQPPKVIWTLPSGITAGPMQFPIPQRLPLGPLMDFGYEDLVTFPMDISVASSAKPGPVHLDAKINWLVCREVCIPGKAHLGLTLNVAQNSPAGQPVGALGQALKLIPKPLPAGMSTAITAGRTDIILTLKGGSKETDAEFYPYDQDQILNAPDQDVVPTADGVSVRLKRAAELTALPLTIRGVLKFSDDEAYEIVAPVKAGEVAFAGTPAKNASAASGVTAIGAIGLAFLGGIILNLMPCVFPVLFLKGLALVQSSGEERKRLRSHGMVYTLGILVSFWVIVGVLLALRAGGSQAGWGFQLQSPVFIALLASGLFLFALSLAGQFDVGLSMTSVGGDLAKKQGYTGSFFTGVLATIVATPCTAPLMGAAIGFALAQPAGITFAVFTALGLGLAVPYLVLSFQPAWTRILPRPGAWMEVLKQLTAVPLFATVIWLAWVYGQLFSAQPGEAADHIARLLCCFLVLAIAGWALGRWPLNWRSTVAAVVLCVVAIAIPLTTPKPLVLKAVPYSQAALDEARAAGHPVFIDFTAAWCLSCQVNEKLVLHASDVESELTSHNFVVMRADWTAYDPEITKQLASINRSGVPTYVIYPAKGNADVLPELLTKSVVLDAIQRDSK, encoded by the coding sequence ATGAATCTTCGCCGACCCCGCCTCGCCCTGACCGCCCTGTTTGTCTTCCTGCTTGCCAGCCTGAGTGCGTCCGCGCAGATTCAGGAGATTGGCGATGGTGGCCCCGGGCCGGTGAAAGGGCAACACATCACGGCGGAGATGGTCTCGCTGGCGCCCAGTGTCTCGCCCGGCGGCACCGTACAGGTAGGCCTTGTGCTGACCATGGAGGAGCACTGGCATGTCTATTGGATGAACGCTGGCGACTCCGGCCAGCCGCCGAAGGTGATCTGGACGCTGCCCTCCGGCATTACGGCAGGCCCCATGCAGTTCCCAATTCCACAGCGCCTGCCGCTCGGCCCCTTGATGGACTTTGGCTATGAGGATCTGGTTACGTTCCCCATGGACATCTCGGTCGCCTCCAGCGCCAAGCCCGGTCCCGTGCATCTGGATGCCAAGATCAACTGGCTGGTCTGCCGCGAGGTCTGCATCCCCGGCAAGGCGCACCTGGGCCTGACGCTGAACGTTGCGCAGAACAGTCCTGCGGGTCAGCCTGTCGGTGCGTTGGGACAGGCGTTGAAGCTGATTCCCAAGCCGCTTCCGGCGGGGATGTCCACTGCAATCACCGCAGGCAGGACGGACATAATTCTGACGCTGAAGGGTGGCAGCAAGGAGACGGACGCCGAGTTCTATCCGTACGACCAGGATCAGATTCTCAATGCGCCGGACCAGGATGTGGTGCCCACGGCGGATGGCGTCAGCGTGCGTCTGAAGCGTGCGGCTGAACTGACCGCACTTCCGCTCACCATACGAGGAGTCCTTAAATTTTCCGACGACGAAGCCTATGAGATCGTTGCGCCGGTCAAGGCCGGAGAGGTGGCGTTCGCAGGTACACCGGCGAAGAATGCTTCCGCAGCCTCAGGTGTGACGGCCATTGGTGCCATCGGACTTGCGTTCCTGGGCGGCATCATCCTCAACCTCATGCCGTGCGTGTTTCCAGTGCTGTTCCTGAAGGGGCTGGCACTGGTGCAGTCTTCCGGTGAGGAGCGCAAGCGTCTCCGCAGCCATGGGATGGTCTATACGCTCGGAATTCTGGTCTCGTTCTGGGTGATCGTGGGTGTTCTGTTGGCGCTGCGTGCGGGTGGAAGTCAGGCTGGATGGGGCTTCCAGCTTCAGTCGCCGGTGTTCATTGCGCTGCTGGCGTCTGGGCTGTTCCTCTTTGCACTCTCGCTTGCGGGTCAGTTTGACGTAGGTCTTTCGATGACCAGCGTCGGCGGAGATCTCGCGAAGAAGCAGGGGTATACAGGCAGCTTCTTCACCGGCGTTCTTGCGACGATTGTAGCTACGCCTTGCACGGCTCCGCTGATGGGCGCGGCCATTGGGTTTGCGCTGGCGCAGCCTGCGGGGATCACCTTCGCGGTCTTTACGGCTCTGGGGCTTGGCCTTGCGGTGCCGTATCTGGTGCTCAGCTTCCAGCCTGCCTGGACACGGATTCTGCCGCGTCCCGGAGCCTGGATGGAGGTGCTCAAGCAACTCACCGCCGTGCCTCTGTTTGCGACGGTCATCTGGCTCGCCTGGGTCTACGGGCAGCTCTTCTCCGCGCAGCCTGGTGAGGCCGCCGATCACATTGCACGCCTGCTCTGCTGCTTCCTGGTGCTCGCTATTGCGGGCTGGGCGCTGGGCCGCTGGCCGCTGAACTGGCGCAGCACGGTGGCTGCCGTTGTGCTTTGCGTCGTGGCGATTGCAATCCCGCTGACGACTCCGAAGCCCCTGGTGCTCAAGGCTGTACCGTACTCGCAGGCCGCGTTGGATGAGGCCCGCGCTGCCGGTCATCCGGTGTTCATCGACTTCACGGCCGCGTGGTGCCTCTCCTGCCAGGTGAACGAGAAGCTGGTGCTGCATGCGTCTGACGTTGAATCCGAGCTGACCTCGCACAACTTCGTCGTCATGCGTGCGGACTGGACTGCGTATGATCCGGAGATCACCAAGCAGCTTGCGTCGATCAACCGCAGCGGCGTCCCCACGTATGTCATTTACCCTGCGAAGGGCAATGCGGATGTGTTGCCGGAGCTGTTGACGAAGTCAGTCGTGCTCGACGCGATCCAGCGCGACAGCAAGTAG
- the uvrC gene encoding excinuclease ABC subunit UvrC — translation MDLLQKIRTLPTSPGCYLYKNAEGEVIYVGKAKNLRSRVRSYFLEANQRNNQKTGSLMREAVDVDYITVDNEREALALENNLIKQRKPRFNILLRDDKTYPYIKITLTDRHPKVFVTRRLRKDGGAYFGPYFPGNLAHRLVDLIHRSFLIPSCKVDLNRYHPRACLQYYIKRCLGPCVEGLVTPETYKDTIRDVQLFLDGRTDELEKRLTARMAEAAENMQFELAARLRDQLVTVSQMQDKQRIATTDNEDADVFGFHYENQMLAVNLFHMRGGKIVDRRDFFWEDLPDLAGHFGESLNEGEETEAALEPDTRRSAPEIEEDSTSVQQTPVAELGAVFSPAAFFSALLKQLYLDQSYVPRSIYVPVDFPDRVLLADLLSERAHHRIELAAPQRGDKRSLVDLVCQNAKQSYDQRFRVLQPTKKLIADTLQDILNLPETPKRIECFDISHIQGSETVASMVVWEDGVMKKSDYRKFQIKTVSGNDDFASMREVIQRRYKRLLDEKKPFPSVILIDGGLGQLSAAYAALEEIGVTLQPLASIAKKEEIIYVHGQEDEPVVLDRRSPVLHMVQKIRDESHRFAVGYHRKRRQIRDRETELDPIPGVGPRTRQRLIEHFGSIRAIKQTAEQNPDALTAVVNQATAEKIRRYFFPTPAEPETLVQIS, via the coding sequence ATGGATCTTCTCCAGAAAATTCGCACCCTCCCCACCTCTCCCGGCTGCTACCTCTATAAGAACGCCGAAGGTGAGGTCATCTACGTCGGCAAGGCGAAGAATCTGCGCTCCCGCGTCCGTTCTTATTTTCTGGAAGCCAACCAGCGCAACAACCAGAAGACCGGCTCCCTCATGCGTGAGGCCGTCGACGTCGACTACATCACCGTCGACAACGAACGCGAGGCCCTCGCCCTTGAAAACAACCTCATCAAGCAGCGCAAGCCACGCTTCAACATCCTCCTCCGCGACGACAAGACCTACCCCTACATCAAGATCACCCTCACCGACCGCCACCCCAAGGTCTTCGTCACCCGCCGCCTCCGCAAGGACGGCGGAGCCTACTTCGGCCCCTACTTCCCCGGCAACCTCGCCCACCGCCTCGTAGACCTCATCCACCGCAGCTTCCTCATCCCATCCTGCAAGGTCGATCTCAACCGCTACCACCCCCGCGCCTGCCTCCAGTACTACATCAAGCGCTGCCTCGGCCCCTGTGTCGAAGGCCTCGTCACCCCCGAGACCTACAAAGACACCATTCGCGACGTCCAGCTCTTCCTCGACGGCCGCACCGACGAACTGGAAAAACGCCTCACCGCAAGAATGGCCGAAGCCGCCGAGAACATGCAGTTCGAGCTCGCCGCCCGCCTCCGCGACCAGCTCGTCACCGTCAGCCAGATGCAGGACAAGCAGCGCATCGCCACCACCGACAACGAGGACGCAGACGTCTTCGGCTTCCACTACGAAAACCAGATGCTCGCCGTCAACCTCTTCCACATGCGAGGAGGCAAGATCGTAGACCGCCGCGACTTCTTCTGGGAAGACCTCCCAGACCTCGCCGGCCACTTCGGTGAATCCCTCAATGAAGGCGAAGAGACCGAAGCCGCACTTGAGCCCGACACCCGCCGCTCCGCGCCAGAGATCGAGGAAGATTCCACCTCCGTCCAGCAAACACCCGTGGCCGAACTTGGCGCAGTCTTCTCCCCCGCCGCCTTCTTCTCCGCCCTCTTAAAACAGCTCTACCTCGACCAGTCCTACGTCCCCCGCAGCATCTACGTTCCCGTCGACTTCCCCGACCGCGTCCTCCTCGCCGACCTCCTCTCCGAGCGCGCCCATCACCGCATCGAGCTCGCCGCCCCCCAGCGCGGCGACAAGCGCTCCCTCGTCGATCTAGTCTGTCAAAACGCCAAGCAGTCCTACGACCAGCGCTTCCGCGTCCTCCAGCCCACCAAAAAGCTCATCGCCGACACCCTCCAGGACATCCTCAACCTGCCCGAAACCCCCAAGCGCATCGAGTGCTTCGACATCTCCCACATCCAGGGCTCCGAGACCGTCGCCTCCATGGTCGTCTGGGAAGACGGCGTCATGAAGAAGTCCGACTACCGCAAGTTCCAGATCAAAACCGTCTCCGGCAACGACGACTTCGCCTCCATGCGCGAGGTTATCCAGCGCCGCTACAAGCGCCTCCTCGACGAGAAAAAACCCTTCCCTTCCGTCATCCTCATAGACGGAGGCCTCGGCCAACTCAGCGCCGCCTATGCCGCATTGGAAGAAATAGGAGTAACCCTCCAGCCCCTGGCCTCCATCGCAAAAAAGGAAGAGATCATCTACGTCCACGGCCAGGAGGACGAACCCGTCGTCCTCGACCGCCGCAGCCCGGTCCTGCACATGGTCCAAAAAATCCGCGACGAGAGCCACCGCTTCGCCGTCGGCTACCACCGCAAACGCCGCCAGATCCGCGACCGCGAAACCGAACTCGACCCCATTCCCGGCGTAGGCCCCCGCACCCGCCAGCGCCTCATCGAGCACTTCGGCTCCATCCGCGCCATCAAGCAAACCGCCGAACAAAACCCCGACGCCCTCACCGCCGTAGTCAACCAGGCCACAGCAGAAAAAATCCGCCGCTACTTCTTCCCCACCCCGGCAGAACCCGAAACCTTAGTACAGATCTCCTAG
- the mazG gene encoding nucleoside triphosphate pyrophosphohydrolase, with product MSEETTKVTPAEMESLREAIAIMARLRGPGGCPWDREQTFESIKRHTLEETYEVFDAIDRKAWPELKDELGDLLLQVLFYAQMASEAGYFNIQDVAANLSAKLIRRHPHIFGDASAETADDVNRNWEAVKRQEKAERGDAPAGLLADVPRHVPAMLEATKLGAKAAKVGFDWADEGGLFTKLEEELEELRLEVRPGEAGSERAFDELGDLLFTAMHLARKLKLDPEFALRGANAKFRRRFNAMEAAAGGTETLQKASEEELDAMWRLAKQQVG from the coding sequence ATGAGCGAAGAGACGACTAAAGTCACACCGGCGGAGATGGAATCACTGCGTGAGGCGATTGCGATTATGGCGCGTCTGCGTGGGCCGGGTGGGTGTCCCTGGGATCGGGAACAGACCTTTGAGTCCATCAAGCGGCATACGCTGGAAGAGACCTACGAGGTCTTCGATGCGATCGACCGGAAGGCATGGCCGGAGTTGAAGGATGAGCTTGGCGATCTGCTTCTGCAGGTGCTGTTCTATGCGCAGATGGCGTCCGAGGCGGGCTACTTCAACATCCAGGATGTGGCGGCGAACCTGAGCGCCAAGCTGATCCGCAGGCATCCGCATATCTTTGGCGATGCGAGTGCCGAGACGGCGGATGACGTTAATCGCAACTGGGAGGCCGTGAAGCGGCAGGAGAAGGCGGAACGAGGCGATGCCCCGGCGGGCCTGCTGGCGGACGTGCCACGGCACGTTCCTGCGATGCTGGAGGCGACCAAGCTGGGCGCGAAGGCGGCTAAGGTTGGGTTCGACTGGGCGGATGAGGGTGGGCTGTTTACGAAGCTGGAGGAAGAACTGGAGGAACTGAGGCTGGAGGTGCGGCCGGGTGAGGCGGGGTCTGAACGGGCGTTCGATGAGCTGGGCGATCTGCTGTTCACCGCGATGCATCTGGCACGCAAGCTGAAGTTGGACCCGGAGTTTGCGCTGCGTGGAGCGAATGCGAAGTTCCGTAGACGGTTCAATGCCATGGAGGCTGCCGCGGGCGGCACGGAGACGCTGCAGAAGGCTTCAGAGGAAGAGCTGGATGCGATGTGGCGGCTGGCGAAGCAGCAGGTGGGCTGA
- a CDS encoding bactofilin family protein, whose protein sequence is MKPAEGSTLIGKSVTIKGDLSGSEDLFMDGILEGTVTLTESRLTVGPNARVKADLQVRDLIVFGIVDGNINASGRMELRQSAVVNGDVIAARLSIEENATIKGRVELTGQSAKTPGE, encoded by the coding sequence ATGAAGCCAGCAGAAGGTTCAACGCTCATCGGCAAGTCCGTCACCATCAAAGGAGATCTCTCCGGAAGCGAGGACCTGTTTATGGACGGCATCCTTGAAGGCACGGTCACGCTGACCGAGAGCCGTCTGACGGTCGGCCCGAACGCACGTGTCAAAGCAGATCTGCAGGTACGCGACCTGATCGTCTTCGGCATCGTCGATGGCAATATCAATGCCAGCGGTCGGATGGAGCTTCGTCAGAGCGCCGTGGTCAATGGCGACGTGATCGCGGCACGCCTTTCGATTGAAGAGAACGCAACCATCAAGGGACGTGTGGAGCTGACCGGACAGTCCGCCAAGACACCCGGCGAGTAG
- a CDS encoding DinB family protein, which yields MPAKHEDPLIAQLIALLDGGQAHADFDTATKDFPVDARGKVPENLPYSAWQILEHLRITQRDILNFTAPPTGGYHGMEWPKDYWPESAEPPTVHAWDQTIAAIREDRTKFDALLTKPNADLYRPFTWGNGQNLLREALLIADHNAYHLGELVVIRRLLGVWHK from the coding sequence ATGCCTGCAAAACACGAAGATCCGCTCATCGCTCAACTGATTGCCCTGCTGGATGGCGGGCAGGCCCACGCCGATTTCGATACAGCGACCAAGGACTTTCCAGTTGATGCGCGCGGGAAGGTTCCGGAGAATCTGCCGTACTCCGCCTGGCAGATTCTGGAGCATCTCCGCATCACACAGCGCGACATCCTCAACTTCACCGCGCCGCCGACCGGTGGCTACCACGGGATGGAGTGGCCCAAGGACTACTGGCCTGAGTCTGCCGAGCCTCCGACTGTGCATGCCTGGGATCAGACCATCGCAGCCATTCGGGAGGATCGCACGAAGTTTGATGCGCTGCTGACCAAGCCGAATGCAGATCTCTACCGGCCCTTTACCTGGGGCAACGGGCAGAACCTGCTGCGCGAGGCTCTGCTGATTGCAGACCATAATGCGTATCACCTGGGCGAACTTGTCGTGATCCGCCGTCTACTCGGCGTGTGGCATAAATAG
- a CDS encoding CoA-binding protein: MNEPEAIQAMLAAKTIAVIGLSEDASKPSHYVSAFMQAQGAKLLPINPAIDSVLGEKAYPSLTALPEKPDVVNVFRLPRFIPEIVDEMIALGLNKLWVQQGIVNLEAAAKAEAAGIQVVMDRCIMVEKRFQP; this comes from the coding sequence ATGAATGAGCCTGAAGCCATCCAAGCGATGCTGGCCGCGAAGACGATTGCGGTGATTGGTCTCTCTGAAGACGCCTCCAAGCCGAGTCACTACGTCTCGGCGTTTATGCAGGCTCAGGGGGCCAAGCTGCTGCCGATCAATCCGGCGATTGATTCCGTGCTGGGGGAGAAGGCGTATCCGTCGCTGACGGCGCTGCCGGAGAAGCCGGATGTGGTGAATGTCTTCCGTCTGCCGCGCTTCATTCCGGAGATTGTGGACGAGATGATCGCGTTGGGCCTGAACAAGTTGTGGGTGCAGCAGGGAATCGTCAACCTGGAGGCGGCTGCCAAAGCGGAGGCTGCGGGAATCCAGGTGGTGATGGACCGCTGCATCATGGTGGAGAAACGCTTCCAGCCCTGA
- a CDS encoding OmpA family protein has translation MNASSSRLSQSLNSRFSTSKVVSLLALSGSLVLSLATIGCSTKNYVRSQTAPLVQNTNELDAKTASDHRALVDTDERATKGIAGAQAAADQAGQHATAAGQSADQANQAAQGASNRVDSLNGVIANLDNYKQLSDVSVTFGFDKTVLTKSDKEQLDGLAASLQSARGYLLEVTGGTDSVGDAQYNYKLSQRRADAVVDYLSAKYNVPPHKFYLVGIGKDAQIASDKTASGRAQNRRVEVKLMSNMTSGGATAASNAISSN, from the coding sequence ATGAACGCTAGTTCCAGTCGACTTTCCCAGTCGCTTAATTCCCGCTTCTCGACCTCAAAGGTTGTTTCGCTGCTTGCACTTTCGGGTTCGCTGGTTCTCAGCCTGGCAACGATAGGCTGCTCCACAAAAAATTATGTTCGCTCGCAGACCGCTCCGTTGGTGCAGAACACGAATGAGCTTGACGCAAAGACTGCGTCCGATCACCGCGCCCTCGTCGATACCGATGAGCGTGCGACCAAGGGCATCGCCGGCGCACAGGCTGCTGCCGATCAGGCTGGTCAACATGCCACGGCTGCCGGGCAGTCCGCGGATCAGGCGAACCAGGCTGCTCAAGGCGCATCCAACCGCGTCGACTCGCTCAATGGCGTGATCGCGAATCTCGACAACTACAAGCAGCTCTCCGATGTGAGTGTGACCTTCGGCTTCGATAAGACGGTGCTGACGAAGTCGGATAAGGAACAGCTCGATGGGCTTGCTGCAAGCTTGCAGAGCGCCCGGGGCTACCTGCTTGAGGTTACAGGCGGTACGGACTCGGTTGGTGACGCACAGTACAACTACAAGTTGAGCCAGCGCCGCGCGGATGCGGTGGTGGACTATCTCTCGGCTAAGTACAACGTTCCTCCGCACAAGTTTTATCTCGTCGGCATCGGCAAGGACGCGCAGATTGCCAGCGACAAGACGGCCAGCGGACGTGCGCAGAATCGCCGTGTAGAAGTGAAGTTGATGTCGAATATGACGAGCGGTGGCGCAACGGCCGCTTCGAACGCGATCAGCTCCAACTAA
- a CDS encoding class I SAM-dependent methyltransferase → MGLFGSKSSGSGSRPDGSRVQRHSSGWIELAKHLKSEESLRILDIGPTSASNINFVTNLGHSIYMANLVDEAAKPEWVVPKSEGDSESVFDVDRFLHQNLDFSGRHFDVVTLWDTLDYLPEAFVQPIVDRVFEVMQPGGRLLAFFHAKPTGDETVFARYHLTESDQIDLQRMGGHPILHTHTNRQVESIFKGFAAYKFFLAKDALREVLVTR, encoded by the coding sequence ATGGGCCTATTCGGTAGTAAGTCAAGCGGATCCGGCTCGCGCCCGGACGGCAGCCGGGTGCAGCGGCACTCCAGCGGCTGGATCGAACTTGCCAAGCACCTGAAGAGCGAGGAGTCGTTGCGGATTCTCGACATCGGACCGACCTCGGCAAGCAATATCAACTTCGTCACCAACCTGGGCCACAGCATCTACATGGCAAACCTGGTGGACGAAGCTGCCAAGCCTGAGTGGGTTGTGCCGAAGTCCGAGGGAGACAGCGAGAGCGTATTTGACGTGGATCGTTTTCTGCATCAGAACCTGGATTTTTCCGGGCGGCACTTCGACGTCGTCACGCTGTGGGACACGCTGGATTATCTTCCGGAGGCGTTCGTGCAACCGATCGTGGATCGTGTCTTTGAGGTCATGCAGCCGGGCGGACGCCTTCTGGCGTTCTTCCACGCCAAGCCGACCGGGGATGAGACCGTCTTCGCGCGGTATCACCTGACGGAGTCCGATCAGATCGATCTGCAACGCATGGGCGGACATCCGATCCTTCATACCCACACCAACAGACAGGTAGAGAGCATCTTCAAGGGCTTTGCGGCGTACAAGTTTTTTCTCGCGAAGGATGCCTTGCGAGAGGTGCTTGTTACACGGTAA
- the lnt gene encoding apolipoprotein N-acyltransferase: MRSIRPQAWILVVFSAILQTFCFPVAGQISFSRAGICWFALVPFFIALLIPDKSGKSLRPLQGAALGYLCGVLWYVGNCSWIYQTMYLYGGMEKPVAFLILILFALYLGLYHALFALLLTFFRGRFRSMRNVLLLAPVLWVAVELARARVTGFPWDLLGNALIDHAWMTKLAPLGGVMLMSFVVAMANACFTGIALKPGSTWYGKCGSIVTIAYFLQLTGTPGRTMPSAGNQTAVMVQENLSVGATSKSEKPLTREYELQQFSELSLHPQLSSVLSGQRQQATVVVWPEAPAHLQTNDPAFRAAMSDLARRANAPVIAGSLGVDFDNKPARGYYLYDSAALFDKSGSYQGRYDKIHLVPWGEYIPYKQFFSFAQKLTEGAGDMDPGTTRSVFTTNGHTYGVFVCYESIFGDEVRQFVKSGAEVLVNISDDGWYGDTGAPWQHLNMARMRAIENRRWVLRSTNTGMTTAIDPYGRYTETPRHVRVAYALPFAFESGLTFYTRHGDWFAYLCAVVALAAVGFSLKPRMN, translated from the coding sequence ATGCGATCGATTCGTCCGCAGGCATGGATACTGGTGGTATTTTCAGCGATCCTACAGACATTCTGTTTTCCAGTTGCGGGCCAGATATCTTTTTCTCGTGCCGGCATCTGCTGGTTCGCACTGGTTCCCTTTTTTATAGCGCTACTTATTCCGGATAAGTCAGGTAAAAGCCTTAGGCCGTTGCAGGGTGCGGCGCTTGGATATCTGTGCGGCGTGCTCTGGTATGTGGGTAACTGCAGTTGGATCTACCAGACTATGTATCTCTACGGAGGCATGGAGAAGCCGGTCGCATTTTTGATCCTTATCCTTTTTGCTTTGTATCTGGGGCTTTATCACGCTCTTTTTGCGTTACTGCTTACTTTTTTCAGAGGCCGTTTCAGGAGTATGCGGAACGTTTTGCTGCTGGCCCCGGTGCTGTGGGTGGCCGTTGAGCTTGCGCGGGCGCGAGTTACGGGCTTTCCGTGGGATCTTCTTGGTAATGCGCTGATCGATCATGCGTGGATGACGAAGCTTGCTCCGCTTGGCGGCGTGATGCTGATGAGTTTCGTGGTTGCAATGGCGAATGCTTGTTTCACAGGGATCGCGCTGAAGCCGGGAAGCACATGGTACGGCAAATGCGGAAGCATCGTGACTATTGCATACTTTTTACAACTTACAGGAACGCCCGGCAGGACCATGCCGAGCGCAGGCAATCAAACTGCAGTGATGGTCCAGGAAAATCTCTCAGTAGGAGCGACGTCGAAGAGTGAAAAACCACTGACGCGTGAATATGAGTTACAACAATTTTCTGAGTTGAGCCTTCATCCTCAACTCTCTTCTGTGCTATCCGGTCAGAGACAACAAGCTACGGTCGTCGTCTGGCCTGAGGCACCGGCGCACCTGCAGACGAACGATCCTGCGTTTCGTGCTGCAATGAGCGACCTGGCCCGGAGAGCGAATGCTCCTGTCATTGCCGGTAGTCTGGGCGTGGACTTCGATAACAAACCGGCCAGAGGTTACTACTTATATGACTCAGCCGCGTTATTCGATAAGAGCGGCAGTTACCAGGGACGCTACGACAAGATTCATCTTGTGCCGTGGGGTGAATATATTCCGTACAAGCAGTTCTTTTCGTTTGCACAAAAGTTGACCGAGGGCGCTGGCGACATGGACCCGGGCACGACTCGGTCTGTCTTTACGACGAACGGACATACGTATGGCGTCTTTGTTTGTTATGAATCGATCTTTGGCGATGAAGTTCGGCAGTTTGTAAAGAGTGGCGCTGAGGTGCTGGTGAACATCTCAGACGACGGCTGGTACGGCGATACCGGTGCGCCCTGGCAGCATTTGAATATGGCTCGGATGAGGGCGATCGAGAACCGCCGCTGGGTGCTTCGTTCCACGAATACCGGGATGACGACCGCCATCGATCCATACGGGCGTTACACCGAGACGCCGCGTCATGTGCGCGTGGCGTATGCACTGCCGTTTGCGTTTGAGTCCGGTCTGACCTTCTATACGCGGCATGGCGACTGGTTCGCCTATCTCTGCGCCGTTGTGGCGCTGGCGGCGGTGGGTTTTAGTCTCAAGCCTCGCATGAACTAG